A stretch of DNA from Bradyrhizobium algeriense:
CTCGGCGCCAGCGCCTTCATCATCTCGTCGGATCAGGGCCAGATGCGCCGGGCCGCGGCGCAAACGCTGACCGATTTCAAAACCCTCGTTCAAACCACGGATGGCTCACATGTATCACAGCTCTGATCCCCGCGCGGCGCTCGCCGCTGCTCCGGTCGGCACCAAACCCGCCGCCACCCACTTTGCGGGCGCGGAATATGCGAAATTCTACGAAACGCCGCCAGCTGAGAATCAAAACGGCGCGCGTACCTGGTACGCCCGCGGCCAGAATTTCATCATCGCCTATAGCGACGCCGACAAGGGCGCCTTGCTGAGCCGGACCAACCAGCCCGACGAATATGTCGTGCTGCTTCCCGATCCAGGTGCGGGCGCCGAGATCGTGTGGGGCAACGAGCGTAAGGTCGTCGGCGGTCACTCCATCAGTTTCGTGCCGGCGGGCGCAAGCGCCGTCACGCTGCTAGGCGCTGCCAAGGTGGTGCGCATGGTGACGACGCGATCGGAAGATCTCGCAATGCTGTGCTCCAACGCCGCGTCCTACGCGACGCCGCATCCCAATCTGCCGCCGTTCGAGCCGTGGCCGGAGGCGACGGGGGGTCCTAAAATCCGCACCTACAGCCTCGACGTCGCGGCAACGCCGGGCCGGTTCGGGCGGATCTTCCGCTGTTCGACCTTCATGGTGAACTTCCTCGAGCCGAAGAACGGCCCGCGCGATCCGAGCAAGATGTCGCCGCACCACCATGACGATTTCGAGCAATGCTCGCTGGCGCTGGCCGGCACCTTCATTCACCACCTGCGCTGGCCATGGACGACCGACATGGCCCAGTGGCGCGACGACGATCACGAGAGCTGCGGATCGCCTTCGATCGCCGTGATTCCGCCGCCCTCCATTCACACCTCGCAGGCCGTCGATCCCAAGCTCAATGTTCTCGTCGACATCTTCTGCCCGCCGCGCATGGATTTTTCGGCCAAGCCGGGCTGGGTGCTGAACGAGGACGATTATCCGATGCCCGTGCAAAGCCCCGCCGGCAAATCCGCTGCCTGATACGTTTTCAATCGAAAGGGCCCCCACCATGGCCGACAAGCAAGTGTCCTATCCAACCACCGTGCCGTTGCCGACGCTGTCGCGGGCGGCTGAGGTCGCCGAGCTTCTGGTCGGTGCGATCGATCTGCACTGCCATAGCGGTCCGGCGGCCATGCCACGCATTCTCGATCATCATGAGGAACTGCTCGATGCGGCGGCCGCGAAATTCCGTGCCGTGCTCTACAAGGATCACTTCTACGCCGGCATGGCGCATGCGATCCTCTTGGAGAAGTTGTTTCCCGAAACCAATGTGAAGCTGTTTTCAGGCATTGTGCTGAACAATGCGTCGGGCGGCATCAACCCTCACGCCGTCGACCATGCCATCAAGCTCGGCGCCAAGATCGTCTGGATGCCGACGCTGTCGGCGGAGAACCATATCAACGCCATGGCGGCCGGAAACTCGACCTTTCCAAAGACCGCGCAGAAGATGCTTGATCCGATCCCGCTTTCCGCGCTCGATGCCAACGGCAAGCTCACGGATGACACGAAGAAGGTCATCGACCTCATTGCCGAGGCGGACATCATCCTGGCTGGCGGTCATCTGCCGGCCAGCGAGTTGCATATCCTGTTCGACGAGGCGGCGCGGCGCGGCGTCAAGAAGATGATGGTCAACCACCCGACCTATATTGTCGGCTGCAACGACACCGATATCCGCCAGTTGGTCGCGCGCGGCGTCAAGATGGAACATTCGATCTGCATGTTCATCGAGGGTAAATCCTTAAAATACAGCCCGGATGATCTCGCGCACCTGATCGAAGTGGCCGGTGTCGACAATACGATCCTGTCGTCCGACCTCGGGCTGCAGGGGTCGCAGCG
This window harbors:
- a CDS encoding DUF6282 family protein; the protein is MADKQVSYPTTVPLPTLSRAAEVAELLVGAIDLHCHSGPAAMPRILDHHEELLDAAAAKFRAVLYKDHFYAGMAHAILLEKLFPETNVKLFSGIVLNNASGGINPHAVDHAIKLGAKIVWMPTLSAENHINAMAAGNSTFPKTAQKMLDPIPLSALDANGKLTDDTKKVIDLIAEADIILAGGHLPASELHILFDEAARRGVKKMMVNHPTYIVGCNDTDIRQLVARGVKMEHSICMFIEGKSLKYSPDDLAHLIEVAGVDNTILSSDLGLQGSQRPVDGFRSITQILLDLQMPSTAIRKLISDNAARFLNLPMSQSAAQNAA